The window AATGCCACCGAAGGCCATCAGGGCTGCGGTCACAGCCACAATGGGAGCAATGATGAAGACCAGTTTGTCGGCCATCGTCACGTTGATGTCTTCTTTGAAGATCGACTTGATGGCGTCTGCAACGGGTTGCAAGAGGCCCATGGGTCCAACCCGGTTGGGACCGAGTCGGATCTGCATGCGGGCCAGCAGCCTGCGTTCAATCAGGGTCATGTAGGCGAAGGTGGTCAGAAGTGCGATCACCACCAGGGCCGCTTTCCCCAGGACAACCAGACCTTCAATCAGCCAGTGCGGCATTGAAACTTCCTCCTAACTTTTCTCTGAGTCGGCTGGAGCGCAGCATGGTCTCTTTCCACATGCCCACTTCTGGGCGGTGGTACCGTCCGGCGCGGGCGTTGTACTGTCTGCCCAGGTCCACAATCTCACCCATGTTTTTCAGGTTGGCGACATCCACCCCGAAGCGCTCTTTGAGGGCTTTCTGGGCACTGCGCTGTCCACGGATGGGGGCTTTCATGCCCAGGGCCTCTGCAATCGCGCCGAGGGCGGTGATCAGGTCTGCGGATTCCCCAGAGGAGATGGCGGCAGGTTCCAGTTTCAGCAGGCGGCCTTCGAGGTTCACGGTGGTTCCGCGCTTCTCGTAGTTGGTGAGGGCAGGCAGCACCACGTTGGCCCGTTTTGCCACGTCGGTGAGCTGGGTTTCGTGCACCACCAGGAAGCCCGCGAAGTCTTCGGGGATGCGGGTCAGTCTGGACACCAGTGCAGCCTGCAGGGTGCCCATCAGGGAGAGGTCTGCTCCATTCTGGGGAACAACTTCCAGTCTGGAGAGGCCCACGCCGTTGGCATCTGCAGGGATCGGGAGCACTTTGGCATTCGTGGAGAGGGCAATGTGTGCGGCAATGTCGAGGCCGATCTGGCCGCCTTTCAGCACGTCAGAGCCCAGAATGATCACGGGTTTCTTGGCCCCTTTGAGGAGGGCTGCTGCCTCTTCAATGGCCCCTCCGGCGTACTGACCACTGACCACACTGGAGAGGTGCTCAAGCACCTTCACGGAGTCCATCTCGGCGGTGATTCCGGCCACATCATGCAGGCGGGTTTTGGTGGGGTAAAAGACTGCGAGGCGTTCACGGTAGCGGTGCATGCGCTCGGTCAGGCGCAGGTCGGCAATGGCGGTGCCAAAATCGTACTGCTGTGGGAGCACCCCACCTTTGAGCATTTCCTGAATGCGCAGGTCGAGGACAGGTGCTTCTTCGCTCACATCTGCCCCGATGACCACCACGGCATCTGCAGTGGCGACATCAAGCAGGGTGGCTGCAGGAGCGTTGACCACCACGCCGTATCTGGGGGCATGGTCCACGTTCTGGGTTCCCACCTGCTTCACAAAGGCTTCGAGGGCGATCCCTTCTTCCAGGGTGATGTCGGCTTTGGTGTAAAAGCCCATGTTCTGGGGAGCCACACCCTGCAGTCCAGTCTTGATGGCAGAGATGGCCTCTTCCCAGGTGGCAGGTTTGAATTTGCCGTCCACTTTGATCAGGGGCTGGGTCAGGCGGTCCTCATCCACGTAGGGGTGTCCGAAGCGGCCACCATCACAGAGCCACTGTTCGTTGACTTCATAGTTGTCCCGGCCCACAATGCGCTCGAGGCGTCCATTTCGGGCGTCCACGGTGATGGAGCAACCCACAGGACAGGCGGTGCAGGTGGTGGCGGTGTGGTCGTATTCCCAGTTGCGGCCCCGGAAACGGGCCACGTTGTCCAGCAGGGCACCCACCGGGCAGATGTCGGTGATGTTCCCGGAGAAGTTGCTGGGGAGCCCTCCCTCAATGGTGTCAATGAAGGTGTGTCCTCCACGCTCGATGAAGTCCAGCACCTCCTGGTTGGGCACCTCTTCGAAGTAACGCACACAGCGTTTGCAGTGGATGCAACGCTCCTGGTCCAGAATCACGAACTCGGAGAGCTCATAGTGCTTCTCGGCATGCCTGCGGTCAAACTGGAAGCGGCTGACCCCATACCCATATTCAAAAGCACGGTCCTGCAGCTCACAGGCACCACCCTTGTCGCAGGTGGGGCAATCCAGGGGGTGGTTGATGAGGTGGAACTCCATCATCCCGGACTGGGCTTTTTTCACCCCTTCGGTCTGGGTCTTGATGACCATGCCATCACTGGACCCCAGGGTGCAAGACGCCATGGGTTTGGGGAAGTAGAAGATCTTCTTCTCGCCCTGTTCATCCAGAATCCAGCTTCCGTCGGGGTTCTTTCTGGGGGTCCCGGCTTCGACGAGGCACATGCGGCAGGCCCCGATGGGGCTCAGGTACTGCTGGGAGCAGAAATAAGGCACATCCCGGCCTGCCTGGAAGACGGCATCGATGGCGCTGGTCCCGGCGGGAACCTGCACTTCACGTCCATCGACAATCACGGTGATCATGTTCTGCTGCGTCATACACTCTCCCTGCTGGAGTTTTTTCTCCGGGCGAAGCATGCCTCGCCCCTGCAAAATCGGATCACGCTGGCTGCCATGTTTACTCTTCTTTCCACCTGGACTGGGTTGGATACATGGGCCTGCCATTGGCCACCAGATGGTCATACTCATCCCGGAACAGCTTGATGGAACTCAGCACCGGTCCCATGCAGGCATCTGCGAGGGCGCAGAAGCTCTTGCCCGAGATGTTGTCGCTCATGTCGAGGATCAGTTCCACGTCACCGGGTTTGCCCCGTCCACGCACGATCTTCTCGTACATCT of the Deinococcus cellulosilyticus NBRC 106333 = KACC 11606 genome contains:
- the nuoG gene encoding NADH-quinone oxidoreductase subunit NuoG, with amino-acid sequence MTQQNMITVIVDGREVQVPAGTSAIDAVFQAGRDVPYFCSQQYLSPIGACRMCLVEAGTPRKNPDGSWILDEQGEKKIFYFPKPMASCTLGSSDGMVIKTQTEGVKKAQSGMMEFHLINHPLDCPTCDKGGACELQDRAFEYGYGVSRFQFDRRHAEKHYELSEFVILDQERCIHCKRCVRYFEEVPNQEVLDFIERGGHTFIDTIEGGLPSNFSGNITDICPVGALLDNVARFRGRNWEYDHTATTCTACPVGCSITVDARNGRLERIVGRDNYEVNEQWLCDGGRFGHPYVDEDRLTQPLIKVDGKFKPATWEEAISAIKTGLQGVAPQNMGFYTKADITLEEGIALEAFVKQVGTQNVDHAPRYGVVVNAPAATLLDVATADAVVVIGADVSEEAPVLDLRIQEMLKGGVLPQQYDFGTAIADLRLTERMHRYRERLAVFYPTKTRLHDVAGITAEMDSVKVLEHLSSVVSGQYAGGAIEEAAALLKGAKKPVIILGSDVLKGGQIGLDIAAHIALSTNAKVLPIPADANGVGLSRLEVVPQNGADLSLMGTLQAALVSRLTRIPEDFAGFLVVHETQLTDVAKRANVVLPALTNYEKRGTTVNLEGRLLKLEPAAISSGESADLITALGAIAEALGMKAPIRGQRSAQKALKERFGVDVANLKNMGEIVDLGRQYNARAGRYHRPEVGMWKETMLRSSRLREKLGGSFNAALAD